One segment of Candidatus Eisenbacteria bacterium DNA contains the following:
- a CDS encoding DNA translocase FtsK, whose amino-acid sequence EFLLGRGDMLFVPPGKAEAFRVHGAYCTEGDGERVANFLRAQPQAAPIVLEKEEDEEGGGPAKEDEMFGDALRLVVRERQASVSFLQRRLKVGYSRAARLMDLLEAAGVVSPYDGSKAREVMVDESYLEEWDAKQEPWAGQPS is encoded by the coding sequence CGAGTTCCTGCTGGGCCGCGGCGACATGCTCTTCGTTCCGCCCGGCAAGGCGGAAGCCTTCAGGGTCCACGGCGCCTATTGCACGGAGGGGGATGGAGAGCGGGTCGCCAACTTCCTGCGCGCTCAGCCCCAGGCCGCCCCCATAGTCCTGGAGAAGGAGGAGGATGAAGAAGGGGGAGGGCCGGCGAAGGAGGACGAGATGTTTGGCGATGCCCTCAGGCTCGTGGTCCGCGAGAGGCAGGCATCGGTCTCTTTCCTGCAGCGCCGCCTGAAGGTCGGGTACTCCCGCGCGGCAAGGTTGATGGACCTACTCGAGGCCGCCGGTGTGGTGAGTCCGTACGACGGGAGCAAGGCCCGAGAGGTGATGGTGGATGAAAGCTATCTGGAGGAGTGGGATGCCAAGCAGGAGCCCTGGGCGGGCCAGCCCAGCTGA